A segment of the Butyrivibrio fibrisolvens genome:
TTCCGCCTTAACTTCTATAGGATGAACGTCTTCTTTTTGAATTATAAAATCAAGTTCTAGCGTAGAATTATCTTTTGAGTAGTAATATGCTTTGATATCTTGCGCTATGATTTGCTGCAAAACATATTGTTCTGTAAAGGCGCCTTTATACTCTTTAAAAGCTGTGTCTTTCACTAAAATATCTTTTGCGGAAACATCAGACATCGCTCCAAGAAGCCCCAGATCAACACAGAATAATTTAAATGCATTATAATCTTCGTAAAATTTTATTGGACGACATACTTTTGAAACGCGCGGTACTTTATGAACAAGCCCTGCTTCGATAAGCCATTGTATAGCGTTTTCGAACTCTTTTGCCCGTGCACCTTTTTTTACCGAACCAAAGATATATTTTTTGTTCTCCTTAGCAAGCTGAGCTGGAATTGAATCCCATACCATATTTACCTTTGGTATAATATCCATTGGTACATGTTTGGAATCAAGGTATTTTACATTTTTATGAGGGATCTTTTAGTATTGTCTTACATTTTTATGAGGGAACATACGGACTGACCTTACATAGCTGGAAACAGCCAATTACTTCTCTTTTTTCATGGTAAAAGGCATCAGCTAATTTCTTAGTCGATGCCCTTTTTTTATTTCATTTATACAGTGCTATTCTATGCCCACTTATACCTAACTTTTTCAGAACTATACCGATTGTACTCTAATAGTTTTTCACGTTGAAGGCGTCCTATTACTATATATGGCCTAATTTGCTGACTCTCTGCAAATGATTTAATAGAACTCAAGCTAAAGTCTGAACGTCTGACAAATTCTTCGTAAGCAGTTGAATCAATCAACCTTGCGCTTGCAAACTCATCAGCTCCTATCTCAATATCTGCGTTCCCATCATAGTCTATGAAATTGATAGAACCGTTAACATCACCGTTAACAATATGACCCAACTCATGAAATAATGAAAACCAGAAGATATCAGCATAGGAACCTCTAATGGTCAAAACCATCTGATAAGTACCATCATTTTTTTTCGATATAAATCCTTGAACAGGTGCCCCTCGGAAGTTCCTAACAACAGAAAAATCTATGCCGTATTCACCAAACAATTCAGTCAGAGACTTTTGAATAGACTCTCCAGCATTACACATGACCATCTTTGCCTTTGCCACGAGCTCATCGATCTTCTCTATGTCAAACTTTGTGCTAACATTACGTTTTTCTCCGGCAATCTGGCATAGTCTAATCCAAGCACCCATCACATAAGGATCTACCTTGGATTTAGCAGACAGTCTTAGAGCACCTTCCGGAACTATTCCCTTCAGATTTGCTATATTGCTCATTTGAAGTGCTTTTCGTAGGGAGAGAATCGAATCATCTACTGCTTCTCTGAGAGGCATTTTCCCGATTTCTCTAAGATATTTCACAATATCCTTTAAACTGTTTCTTGCTACCCGCTCTTCGTCAGTAATTGTTTCTGATTCACTAGCTTCTAACAACTCCGCATCATAATTTGCCTGCAAATTGATCCAAAATGACTTTGATACACCCAAAGCATATTCCAATGCAAGAGCGAACTTAGCGGAAA
Coding sequences within it:
- a CDS encoding DUF4143 domain-containing protein, whose amino-acid sequence is MDIIPKVNMVWDSIPAQLAKENKKYIFGSVKKGARAKEFENAIQWLIEAGLVHKVPRVSKVCRPIKFYEDYNAFKLFCVDLGLLGAMSDVSAKDILVKDTAFKEYKGAFTEQYVLQQIIAQDIKAYYYSKDNSTLELDFIIQKEDVHPIEVKAEENLRSKSLSTIYNENKDLKPWRFSMAGFRQQDWMVNVPLYLIYE
- a CDS encoding HigA family addiction module antitoxin, with protein sequence MATKITGISRDLIIHPGETISDILVERGITQAELAARTGVTPAYVCNVIAGKKDISAKFALALEYALGVSKSFWINLQANYDAELLEASESETITDEERVARNSLKDIVKYLREIGKMPLREAVDDSILSLRKALQMSNIANLKGIVPEGALRLSAKSKVDPYVMGAWIRLCQIAGEKRNVSTKFDIEKIDELVAKAKMVMCNAGESIQKSLTELFGEYGIDFSVVRNFRGAPVQGFISKKNDGTYQMVLTIRGSYADIFWFSLFHELGHIVNGDVNGSINFIDYDGNADIEIGADEFASARLIDSTAYEEFVRRSDFSLSSIKSFAESQQIRPYIVIGRLQREKLLEYNRYSSEKVRYKWA